In Vibrio japonicus, one DNA window encodes the following:
- a CDS encoding YjbH domain-containing protein, whose amino-acid sequence MRLSLLSISISSLFLSSIALAESDATWKTSQSDFGGTGLLQTPTGRMASEGEFNIGVNINDDYHHYMVSLQLMDWLETTIRYTRVPDLYFSNDPSYSGDNLYTDKGVDFKIRLIEESYWLPETSIGVRDFGGTGLFDGEFIAATKRFGPIDFSFGLGWGYLGQSGAVTNPFCKASDKYCTRPDDYKGSGGSVDFDRWFKGPTALFGGIEYQTPYKPLRLKVEYDGNDYSQDLPTVHGKVLAQHTPWNFGINYRLGDWADAKISYQRGDTLTLGFNIYTNFNEMEATWRDDEKPQAQVRPSAQNTDWNQVAKQIESNAGYQSNEIRQEGDVVTVSGEQTKYRDREKALERTAAILNNNTSEHIRVFKVIEEQDGIALTETKIDREKYVNAANYMSYDAEISDAFDKTNPETSDSEALASTKKRWDYSIDPALKQSIGAPEAFYLYSLGINASSNLWLTDNIEFSGSIYFNLVDNYDKFNYVENSPHVRNYATPRVRTLFRAYVHDNPVRLNHLQLTWFERPTDNIYTQLYAGYLEMMFAGVGGEILYRPLDANWAIGLDANIVSQRDPDSQFGVFTEDYFFYDEAVCNKSKPECQGYVLSQGTTGHIAAYYMPQWAFLDNTLLKVYAGKFLGGDRGARVDFSKQFKSGITVGAYATLTNLTAEEYGEGSYNKGFYISIPMDIMTIKPSTSRANIAWEPITRDGGQMLRKQHYLFDKTDARYQWYQRPSSVSK is encoded by the coding sequence ATGCGCCTCTCTTTGTTATCTATTTCTATTTCTAGCTTATTTTTAAGCTCCATTGCATTAGCAGAGTCTGACGCTACTTGGAAAACATCTCAGTCTGATTTTGGCGGAACAGGTTTGCTACAAACTCCAACAGGCCGTATGGCTAGTGAAGGCGAGTTTAATATTGGTGTAAACATAAATGATGATTATCACCACTATATGGTCTCATTACAGCTTATGGACTGGTTAGAAACGACCATCCGCTATACACGTGTACCTGATTTATATTTTAGCAACGACCCTAGTTACAGTGGCGATAATTTATACACCGACAAAGGCGTAGACTTTAAAATTCGTTTAATTGAAGAAAGTTATTGGTTACCTGAAACTTCTATAGGTGTAAGGGATTTTGGCGGTACCGGACTATTCGATGGTGAGTTCATCGCTGCTACGAAACGTTTTGGACCAATAGATTTCAGCTTTGGTCTAGGCTGGGGATATTTGGGTCAGAGTGGTGCTGTCACTAACCCATTTTGTAAAGCTAGTGACAAGTATTGTACGCGACCAGACGATTACAAAGGCTCTGGCGGTAGTGTCGATTTTGACCGCTGGTTTAAAGGTCCAACTGCACTATTTGGGGGAATAGAGTACCAAACACCCTACAAACCACTTCGTCTAAAGGTTGAGTATGATGGGAATGACTACAGCCAAGACTTACCTACAGTCCACGGTAAAGTGCTTGCTCAACACACACCTTGGAACTTCGGCATCAATTACAGATTGGGCGATTGGGCAGATGCAAAAATCAGCTATCAACGTGGAGATACGTTGACACTTGGATTCAACATCTACACCAACTTCAATGAAATGGAAGCCACCTGGCGAGATGATGAAAAACCTCAAGCCCAGGTTCGACCTTCTGCGCAAAATACAGATTGGAACCAGGTTGCTAAACAAATCGAGTCTAACGCTGGTTATCAATCAAACGAAATTAGACAAGAAGGCGATGTTGTCACGGTCTCAGGTGAACAGACTAAATATCGTGACAGAGAAAAAGCCCTAGAGCGAACAGCTGCAATTTTAAACAACAACACTAGTGAACACATTCGTGTTTTTAAAGTAATAGAAGAACAAGATGGTATTGCACTGACTGAAACAAAGATAGACCGAGAGAAGTACGTCAATGCCGCTAACTACATGTCTTATGATGCTGAAATTTCTGATGCCTTTGATAAAACCAATCCTGAAACATCGGACAGTGAAGCGCTCGCCTCTACCAAAAAAAGGTGGGACTACAGTATAGACCCTGCATTAAAACAAAGTATCGGAGCCCCCGAAGCTTTCTATTTATATAGTTTAGGTATCAATGCAAGCTCAAATCTTTGGCTAACAGATAATATCGAATTCAGTGGTTCTATCTACTTCAACTTGGTCGATAACTACGATAAGTTTAATTACGTGGAAAACTCACCACATGTTCGTAATTACGCTACTCCTCGAGTTAGAACTCTGTTCCGTGCCTATGTACACGACAACCCTGTGAGATTAAATCACCTTCAGTTAACTTGGTTTGAGCGACCTACAGACAACATCTACACCCAACTCTATGCTGGCTATTTAGAAATGATGTTTGCTGGTGTTGGGGGCGAAATTCTATACCGCCCATTAGATGCTAACTGGGCGATTGGCCTAGATGCAAACATAGTAAGCCAACGCGATCCAGATTCTCAGTTTGGCGTGTTCACCGAAGATTACTTCTTCTATGATGAGGCTGTTTGTAATAAGTCTAAACCTGAGTGCCAGGGGTATGTTCTTAGCCAAGGCACAACTGGCCATATTGCGGCCTATTACATGCCACAATGGGCATTTTTAGATAACACATTGCTTAAAGTATATGCGGGTAAATTCTTAGGTGGCGATCGTGGAGCACGAGTCGATTTTTCCAAACAGTTTAAATCGGGGATCACTGTTGGCGCTTATGCAACGCTGACAAACCTTACTGCTGAAGAATACGGAGAAGGTAGCTACAACAAAGGCTTCTATATCTCTATCCCAATGGATATTATGACAATTAAGCCGAGCACCTCTCGAGCCAATATAGCTTGGGAGCCGATCACTCGAGACGGTGGGCAAATGCTGCGCAAACAGCACTATTTGTTTGATAAAACTGACGCTAGGTATCAATGGTATCAGCGACCTAGTAGTGTGAGTAAATAA
- a CDS encoding YfhL family 4Fe-4S dicluster ferredoxin, with protein MALLITDKCINCDMCDPECPNGAISMGESIFEIDPDLCTECKGHYDKPTCQSVCPITKCIITDPNHIETEEELLEKFVIIQGLA; from the coding sequence ATGGCTCTGCTGATCACTGATAAATGCATTAACTGCGATATGTGTGACCCTGAGTGCCCAAACGGCGCTATTAGCATGGGTGAGTCTATCTTCGAGATAGACCCAGACTTATGCACTGAATGTAAGGGGCACTATGACAAACCAACATGCCAGTCGGTTTGTCCAATTACCAAGTGCATTATCACTGACCCGAATCATATCGAAACCGAAGAAGAGTTACTTGAGAAATTCGTAATCATTCAAGGTTTAGCGTAA
- a CDS encoding capsule biosynthesis GfcC family protein has protein sequence MKLRSLLSALIAVSSVSAYANELVVEIPSDGITLQYPQSVRLEQVLSDAIQHSKSSDLLSFPLNKQLFDITKENEANQLKTSVLEELSDLSQKKKKLRTSIELVINQIKRWDVGYRVQVSLDYDLIRLALEKNPRLSGKFELLLPSREEAFTVEGLVFSPQKIKLNQASSASEYLSQVNKLSSAHKSEAWIIYSDGHFIRSGYAYWNKEPTQLTPGSVVFFGFDSDDKDIRELEHKIVKLISMRKGL, from the coding sequence ATGAAATTACGTTCTCTTTTATCAGCCTTGATCGCCGTTAGTTCCGTATCTGCATATGCTAATGAGTTAGTTGTCGAAATCCCAAGCGACGGTATTACACTTCAATACCCTCAGTCTGTGAGGTTAGAGCAAGTTCTCTCTGATGCAATACAACATTCAAAAAGCAGTGACCTGCTGTCTTTCCCTTTGAACAAACAACTTTTTGACATAACCAAAGAAAATGAGGCGAATCAACTAAAAACTTCCGTTTTGGAAGAGCTATCAGACCTCTCACAAAAGAAGAAAAAACTACGTACGTCTATTGAACTGGTCATCAATCAAATTAAGCGCTGGGATGTTGGGTACCGAGTTCAAGTATCTCTTGATTACGACTTGATAAGGTTAGCCCTAGAGAAAAACCCAAGACTTAGTGGGAAGTTCGAACTACTTTTACCCAGTAGAGAAGAAGCGTTTACGGTTGAAGGTCTTGTATTCTCCCCACAAAAGATAAAGCTAAACCAAGCTTCTTCAGCGTCAGAATACTTATCGCAAGTAAACAAACTATCTAGTGCACACAAAAGTGAAGCCTGGATTATCTACTCAGATGGTCACTTCATTCGTAGCGGTTATGCGTATTGGAATAAAGAACCGACCCAATTAACGCCTGGCAGTGTCGTGTTCTTCGGTTTCGATTCCGACGATAAAGACATTCGAGAATTAGAGCATAAAATCGTCAAACTAATTAGCATGAGAAAAGGACTATAA
- the trhP gene encoding prephenate-dependent tRNA uridine(34) hydroxylase TrhP produces MTTEKAFVPELLSPAGSLKNMRYAFAYGADAVYAGQPRYSLRVRNNEFNHENLQIGIDEAHALGKKLYVVCNIQPHNSKLKTFIRDLKPVVEMGPDALIMSDPGLIMMVREAFPDMPIHLSVQANAVNWATVKFWAANGVERVIVSRELSLEEIEEIREHCPETELEVFVHGALCMAYSGRCLLSGYINKRDPNQGTCTNACRWEYKVEEGKENDAGDIVEKFDPSEAQPVEIQDERPETTIGRGKPTDEVVLLSEAHRPEEKMAAYEDEHGTYIMNSKDLRAVQHVERLTKMGVHSLKIEGRTKSFYYCARTAQVYRKAIDDAVAGKPFDENLMGTLESLAHRGYTEGFLRRHTHDAYQNYDYGYSVSDAQQFVGEFTGKRRGDMAEVEVKNKFLVGDSLELMTPKGNVVFTLEAMENRKSESIEDAKGNGHFVFIPVPADMDLDYGLLMRNLNAGQDTRNPTGK; encoded by the coding sequence ATGACTACTGAGAAAGCATTCGTACCTGAGCTACTGTCACCTGCTGGCAGCCTTAAAAATATGCGCTACGCATTTGCCTATGGCGCAGACGCGGTATACGCGGGCCAGCCTCGTTACAGCCTTCGCGTACGTAACAACGAGTTCAACCACGAAAACCTACAAATCGGTATCGATGAAGCACACGCACTAGGTAAAAAACTGTACGTGGTATGTAACATCCAGCCGCACAACTCGAAGCTAAAAACCTTTATCCGCGACCTTAAGCCTGTTGTAGAAATGGGCCCAGACGCGCTTATCATGTCTGACCCAGGTCTAATCATGATGGTTCGTGAAGCCTTCCCTGACATGCCAATTCACCTGTCTGTACAGGCGAACGCGGTAAACTGGGCAACGGTTAAATTCTGGGCTGCAAACGGCGTTGAGCGTGTAATTGTTTCTCGTGAGCTTTCTCTGGAAGAAATCGAAGAAATTCGTGAGCACTGCCCTGAAACTGAGCTGGAAGTCTTCGTTCACGGTGCGCTTTGCATGGCTTACTCTGGCCGTTGCCTACTTTCTGGTTACATCAACAAACGTGACCCGAACCAAGGTACTTGTACTAACGCATGTCGTTGGGAATACAAGGTTGAAGAAGGCAAAGAAAACGACGCAGGCGATATCGTTGAGAAATTTGACCCATCTGAAGCTCAGCCTGTCGAAATTCAAGACGAGCGTCCTGAAACAACCATCGGTCGCGGCAAGCCAACGGATGAAGTGGTTCTACTTTCTGAAGCTCACCGCCCAGAAGAAAAAATGGCAGCTTACGAAGACGAGCACGGCACTTACATCATGAACTCAAAAGATCTTCGTGCGGTACAACACGTTGAGCGTTTGACTAAGATGGGTGTTCACTCACTGAAAATCGAAGGCCGTACTAAATCGTTCTACTACTGTGCACGTACTGCTCAGGTTTACCGTAAAGCGATCGATGATGCTGTAGCTGGTAAGCCATTTGATGAGAACCTAATGGGCACGCTGGAAAGCCTAGCTCACCGAGGTTACACCGAAGGTTTCCTACGTCGTCACACACACGATGCGTACCAAAACTACGACTACGGCTACTCAGTATCTGACGCGCAGCAGTTTGTGGGTGAGTTCACTGGCAAACGTCGTGGCGACATGGCTGAAGTAGAAGTGAAGAATAAATTCCTTGTTGGTGACAGCCTTGAGTTAATGACGCCAAAAGGCAACGTTGTTTTCACACTGGAAGCGATGGAAAACCGCAAGTCAGAATCTATTGAAGACGCAAAAGGCAATGGCCACTTTGTATTTATTCCAGTTCCAGCAGATATGGATCTAGACTACGGCCTGCTTATGCGTAACCTAAACGCTGGTCAGGACACTCGTAACCCTACTGGCAAGTAA